The genome window GAGTTACCAGGTCATCAAGTTCATAACCACGATAATAAAGTTTACCCTCTGTAGGGGTCAACTTACCTTCTGCATCGCGCTCATAACCCACTACATTACCGATATTGGTCAGTCCGACCAACACACCAGAGCCATCCTCATTACGAAGTCCACGCTTCACATTGAACTTCTTGAATGCATCCTTATCAATCTTGCATGAGTTTTTTACCTCATCGCTTAATTTATATATTAAATATTCTTTATTCATAACCGTTACTTTTTTAGCTGCATGGCTACAACTATTATTTCTTTGCTGCAAAGTTCAATGCAGAACCAGCCTTAAACCATGCAATCTGTGTATCATTATAAGTATGCTCAACCTCGAAACTATCCTCAGAACCATCCTTGTGCTTCAGGGTGACGGTGAGTTTAGAACCTTGAGCAAACTCCTTCAAACCTGTCAAAGAGATGCGGTCGTCCTCCTGCACCTTATTATAATCATCCTTGTTGCAGAATGTGAGGGCAAGCATACCCTGCTTCTTCAGGTTGGTTTCGTGGATGCGGGCGAAACTCTTGGCGAGAATCACCTTCACGTTGAGGAAACGAGGCTCCATAGCTGCATGCTCACGGGAAGAACCTTCACCATAGTTATCCTCTGCCACCACGATGCTGCTGATGCCTTTTGCCTTGTAAGCCTTGGCAGCGGTAGAAACCTCGACATAAGCACCATCCAACTGGTTCTTCACCTTATTGCTCTCACCGTTAAAGGCATTAACGGCACCCATTAAAAGGTTGTCGGAGATGTTCTGCAAATGTCCACGGAACTTCAGCCAAGGACCCGCCATAGAGATGTGGTCGGTGGTACATTTGCCCTCGGTTTTGATAAGAAGCGGCATATCTGTCAGGTCTTTTCCATCCCATGGAGCAAACGGAGCAAGTTTCTGGAGTCGGTTGCTGTCAGGCGAAATGACTACCTCTACATTGGCATTTTCTTCGCTTGGAGCAATGAATCCCTTATCCTCTACGGCAAACCCCTTAGGTGGGAAGGTGAAACCTGTAGGCGCATCGAGCATCACGCTGTTGCCCTCCTTATCCAGCAAGGTATCTGTAGCCGGATTGAAGTCGAGACGGCCCGCAATGGTGAGAGCCACGGTGAGCTCTGGACTGCCGATGAAGGCAAACGTATTAGGGTTACCATCAGCACGGCGGCGGAAGTTTCGGTTGAAAGAGGTAACAATGGCATTCTTGCGCAAATTATCATCGGTATGACGCTTCCACTGTCCGATGCAAGGACCGCAGGCATTGGTCATGATGAGGGCTCCAATCTTCTTGAAATCATCAAGGATGCCATCACGCTCGGCTGTATAGCGAATCTGCTCTGAACCCGGGTTGATGATAAGCTGTCCCTTTACCTCAATACCTTTCTCATAAGCCTGACGGGCAATGCTGGCAGCACGGGCCAAGTCCTGATAAGAAGAGTTGGTACAGCTACCTACCAATCCTACTTCTACTACCATCGGATAATCGTTGGCAGGACCTTTTGCCTTCATGTGAGAGATTGGTGTGGCTGCATCTGGAGTGAACGGACCGTTAAGATGAGGTTCAACCTTAGAAAGGTCGATTTCAACAATCTGGTCGTAGAAAGCAGACGGATCTGCCAACACCTCATCATCAGCACGGAGTTCGGCTGCATTCATCTGTGCGAGAGATGCAATTTCTTCACGGCCTGTCTTGCGGAGATACTCGCTGGCATTCTGGTCGAATGGGAAGATAGAGCATGTGGCACCCAATTCGGCTCCCATGTTACAGATGGTAGCCTTGCCAGTGGTAGAGATACTGTCCAATCCCTCGCCGAAGTATTCGAGGATGGCGTTGGTTCCGCCCTTTACGGTAAGAATGCCGAGGATTTCGAGAATCACATCCTTAGGAGTGGCCCAGCCAGAGAGTTTGCCTGTAAGATGCACACCGATGAGGCGTGGCATCTTGAGTTCCCAAGGCTGACCGGTCAACACATCTACGGCATCAGCACCACCTACACCTACTGCCACCATGCCGAGACCGCCGGCATTAGGAGTATGAGAATCGGTACCCACCATCATACCTCCAGGGAATGCATAGTTTTCGAGCACTACCTGATGGATGATTCCGGCACCTGGTCCCCAGAATCCGATATGGTATTTCTGAGAAACAGACTTCAGGAAGTCGTAAACCTCCTTATTGGTCTTGCAAGCCTCAGGAAGATCTTGTGTTGCGCCCACATCGGCACGAATCAAGTGATCACAATGTACGGAAGCAGGTACGGCCACCTTGTCCTTACCCGCATTCATGAACTGCAAGAGTGCCATTTGCGCAGTCGCATCCTGCATCGCCACGCGATTAGGACGGAAGTCAACATATTCTATACCTCTTTTATATGGTCGCAACTGTGTAGGGTCGAAAAGATGCGCAAAGAGCACCTTCTCGGCATAAGTAAGAGGTCGTTTCACCGTAGCCTTAGCCTGGGCTACACTTTCCGAATACGAAGCGTAAAAGCTTCTCAGCATTTCAATGTCCAATATCATCTTGTTCACAATTTTAATTAATTATACACTCTTTCGAGCAATTCTGTTTGCAAAAATACAACTTTTTCTACAAATAGTAGCATGTTTTATCGAAAATTTATCATTTTGATATGATTTTTCTGTTTTTTGATAATTTTGTTGCATATTTATACGTTAATCACTCTCTTTCTCCGGAAAAGCAGGATTATGATATGAAAAGACAAGAATGGCTACAGAAAGGCAGGAAAACAGAGAAAAAAGAAAGGAAAGTGAAGAAAAGAGGAGTTAAAATGAAAGAAAAAGCAAAAATTTTTGGTACTCTCCGCATTATTTATTATTTTTGCAGATGTTATGAGAATAGACATTATTACAGTATTACCAGAGATGCTGGAGGGATTCTTCAATGAGTCCATTCTGGCACGTGCGCAGAAGAAGGGTCTAGCGGAGATTCATCTGCACAACCTGCGTGACTACACATTAGATAAATGGAAGCGTGTGGACGACTATCCATACGGCGGAAGTGCCGGCATGGTGATGCAATGTGAACCAATAGACCGCTGCATTGCTGCACTGAAGGCAGAGCGCGAGTATGATGACGTGATTTATGTTTCGCCAGATGGTGAAACTTTCAACCAGAAGATAGCCAACGAAATGTCGATGCAGGGTAACCTCATCATCCTCTGCGGTCACTACAAGGGTATTGACCAGCGTGTGCGCGACCATCTCATTACCCGCGAAATCAGTGTAGGTGATTATGTGCTAACGGGTGGCGAACTTGCCGCAGCCATCATCTCAGATGCCGTCATCCGACTGGTTCCGGGTGTTATCAGCGACGAACAGAGTGCACTTTCCGACTGTTTCCAGGACGACATTCTTGCCGCCCCTATCTACACCCGTCCTGCCGACTACAAGGGATGGAAGGTTCCGGAGATTCTGCTCAGTGGCAACGAAGCCAAGATTCGCCAGTGGGAATTCGACCAGGCCATGGAAAGAACCAAGCGCCTGCGCCCTGACCTGCTGAAATAAGAAGAAATCATTGCTGATTACTATCATACCCAGAACGGTGATTTTTAGGCACGGTGTAATCCGTTCCTAAAAATCACCGTTCTACTCATTCTCAAGCCATATACTAAAACTCTACACCTTATTTATCAACTACACCTTATTAATATTATTCTTTTTCTACGCATTTTTCGCAGAAAGCCTCACCCAGCATGAAACCTTCTTCGTAGAGGCGTTCCAGTTTATCGGTATCCTTCTCTATTCTGCCAACTTCCAACGGACGGATTGGACGGATACAGGTAATCTTACCCGCAGCCTCCAGATCATCTACAAGCTGGATCTGTTCGTTATAAGCCCGATGACGGTGACTCAGAGCCACACGCAGGCGAGGATAGTTCTTATATAAATAAGGTATCTTATGGTCTTTGCCCATATCACGCCATCCTTTGTTGCGAGTCAGGACAACCACATTGTGTTGCCACCCCATGTCAATGGCGTGCTGTACCGGAATACTGTCCGCAATACCACCATCCAACATCGGAATGCCATCCACTTCCACAATCTTGCTCACATATGGCAAACTGCTGGAAGCACGCACAACATCCAGTGCACGCTGCCTGTCATGATTCTCGGAAAGATACATAGCCTTGCCCGTAAGACAATTGGTAGTAACCATCTCGAAACCATCGGCATACTTAAAATAGGTATCAAAATCGAAAGGCAAGAGCTGGTTCGGAAACTTATCGTAGAGCAATTTGCGGTCGAAGATACACCCCTGAGTCACCAGATGGCGAATACCGATATACTGGTATCGGGCCAGATAATCGATGTTAGAGATACGGGCACGCCGAGGTTGGCGGCTCATATACGACATGCCATTACATGCCCCAGCCGATACAGCCACCGTATAAGGGAAATGAACATCATGCTTCATGAAGGCATCCAGTACCCCACTAGTGAAGACCCCTCGCATGCCTCCTCCCTCAAGAACCAAACCTGTTGTTTTCAAATTCAATTTCATAACACACTCTCTGCTTTTAAAATTCTGAAAATAATTATATTTTGCTCGCAGCATAGACAATTTTCTTACATTTTGTCTATCAAAAAGCCGTTTTTATATTAATTATTTATAAATTTACGCATTTTATTCAATTTTGCTTGCAAAGATACGTATTTTTTGGGAAATAATTGCTAACTTTGCAAGCAAAATAATGTAAAATACTAAAAATATGTTCAGCAAAGAGACTTACATCAGCCGCAGACAGGAGTTGAAGAAGCTTGTGAAAAGCGGCGTAATTATACTTTTCGGAAATAACAATTCACCATGTAATTTCCCTAATAACGGATATTACCCTTTCCGTCAGGACTCGACATTCCTCTATTATTTCGGATTGCAGCGCGACGGTCTGGTAGGTGTGATAGATATAGACAACGATATTGAAACCCTGATTGGTGACGACATCGACCTCGTAGACATCGTATGGTACGGAAGCGTTGACAGTGTTCATGATCTTGCAGCACAGGTAGGCGTTCACAACTCAGCACCTATGAAAACACTCAAGACTATCTGCAACGACGCCATGTCGAAGAAGCGCAAGATTCATTTTCTGCCACCTTACCGCTACGACATCAAGCTGCAGGTATTCGACCTTCTGGGCATCCATCCTAACCAGCAGAAAGAAGAGGCCAGCATGGACCTCATCAAGGCTGTTGTGAAGATGCGTTCAACTAAGACCCAGGAAGAAATCGAGGAATTGGAGCGTGCTGCTGTCATCGGATACAAGATGCATACCACAGCGATGAAGCTCGTACGTCCGGGTGTGACAGAAAAATATGTTGCAGGTCAGGTAAGCGGCATTGCCCACTCTTACGGAGCCATGGTCAGTTTCCCAACCATCTTCAGTCAGCACGGTGAAATTCAGCATGGTTATCCATCTATGAATGTACTGGAAGAAGGCAGACTGGCACTCTGTGATGCAGGTGCAGAAACTATGAACAACTACTGTTCAGACAACACCCGCACCATGCCGGTGAGCGGAAAGTTCAGCCAGCGCCAGTTGGAAATCTACTCTATTGTAGAAGAATGCCACGACCATGCACTGGATGTAGCCAAGCCAGGCGTAAAATGGGCAGACGTACACTTCTCTGTTTGCCGCCTGCTCTTCGACCGCATGAAGGAGCTCGGACTTGCAAAGGGTGATACAGAAGAGGCTGTAAAGGCTGGAGCACACGCCATGTTCCTGCCTCATGGTTTGGGCCACATGATGGGAATGGATGTTCACGACATGGAGAACCTCGACCAGATTAACGTTGGTTTCGACGAAGAGGTACGCCCTAATCTGGAGCAATTCGGTACCAACTGCCTGCGTATGGGTCGCCGTCTGCAGGAAGGTTTCGTGGTAACCGACGAGCCGGGAGTTTACTTCATCCCTGCCCTCATCGACGACTGGAAGGCATCCGGTCACTGTGCAGAATTCCTCAACTTCGACAAGATTGAGACCTATAAAGATTTCGGTGGTATCCGAATTGAGGACGATGTACTCATCACCAAAGATAGTTGCAGATTCCTGGGCAAAGACCGCATACCTTATCATCCAAAAGATGTTGAGGAGTTCATGGCAGCCAACAAGGAATAAAATTCCTGAAAGAGAAATCATTTCAGAAAAAGGAATCAGAGAGAAGATATAACAAGAACATTAATATAAAGAGAAAAGAATTCATGAAGAAAACTATGATTGTTGCAGCCTTGATGGCTTTGGTAGCCACAGGAGCAAATGCGAAGAAAGCTGCAGACTCTGCAGAAGTAGCAAAGAACAAACCTGTATTTACTGTAGTAAAGCAGAATCCTATCACTAGCATCAAGGACCAGAACCGCAGTGGTACGTGCTGGGCTTACTCTACCCTCAGCTACTTCGAGAGCGAAATCTTGAAGAAGACAGGCAAGACCTACGACCTCAGCGAAATGTTCGTAGCCAACAAGACTTATATGGACCGCGCCACAGTGGCTGTAAGAATGCACGGCGACGTGAGCTTCTCTGAGGGTGGTAGCGCCTACGATGTACTCTATGCTTTGCAGCACTATGGTATTGTACCTGAGTCTGCCATGCCTGCACCAGGTTCATTGACAGGTGACTCTTTGGCTAACTTCGGTGAGTTCTTCAATGTAATGACTCCATACGTAGAGGCAGTAGCAAAGAGCACAGCTAAGAAGCTTTCTCCAGCCTGGAAGAGCGGTCTTCAGGGCATCATCGACTCTTACATCGGTAAGGCTCCTGAGAAGTTTACATACGAGGGCAAGCAGTATACTCCACAGAGCTTCTGCCAGAGTCTCGGTTTGAATCTTGATGATTATGTAACCATTACCAGCTACACCCACCACCCAATGTGGAGCAAGTTTGCTGTTGAGGTACAGGATAACTGGCGCTGGCCTTTGAGTTACAACGTTCCTATGGAAGACATCTGCAAGATCATCGACAACGCTGTAAACAACGGTTACACAGTAGCTTGGGGCGGTGACGTAACAGAAGACGGTTTCACTCGCAAGGGTCTCGGTATCGCTTACGACGTAAAGAAGGTTCGCTCTATGGCCGGTACAGATGCTGACCATTGGTTCAAGCTCTCTAAGGACGAGAAGAAGGAGAAGTTTGATTCTCTCGGCGTAAATGCTCCTGAGATTGTTCCTACACAGGCTATGCGTCAGGAAGCATTCGACAATTGGGAGACAACTGATGACCACGGTATGCACATCTACGGTATCGCTAAGGATCAGAACGGCAAGGAGTACTACATGGTTAAGAACTCTTGGGGCGAGTATGGTGACTACAAGGGAACCTGGTACATGACCAAGGCTTTCGTAGCTTACAAGACTATGGACTTCATGGTTAACAAGAACGCCCTTCCTAAGGACATCCGCAAGAAGCTCGGAATCTAGGAGAGTTTTAATAGTTAAAAGTTTATAGTCTATAGGTTTTCTATGGACATTCTCCTAAACAAAAATATTCAAGGGGCAGCAAACCGATGAGTTTGCTGCCTTTTTTGTTGCCAAGAAAATCTCTTATTTACTTATTTTGGGTTGCCAACAAGTCTTATTTTTACTTATTTCTAGGTAATTTAGTAAATTTCCTCCCTAAACATTTCCTTTTGTCATTTTATTTTCGTAACTTTGGGGGCAGAAATAAAAAATAATTAAAATGCATTTTAAATGGAATTACGAATCACCAACACCTGAACAGCAAAAAGCAGCTGAAGAATTAGGCGCCAAGCTAAATATGAGCCCAGTTCTTGCCCATTTGCTCATCAAGCGCGAGATTACGACAGAGTCTGCAGCCAAACGGTTTTTCCGTCCACAACTCTCAGATCTCATCAATCCATTCCTGATGAAAGACATGGATATTGCCGTAGACCGCCTGAACGATGCTATGGGTAGAAAGGAACGTATCCTTGTTTACGGAGACTATGACGTAGACGGATGCACCGCCGTTGCCCTGGTGTACAAATTCTTGCAGCAATTCTATTCAAACATCGACTACTACATTCCCGACCGCTA of Segatella copri contains these proteins:
- a CDS encoding patatin-like phospholipase family protein — its product is MKLNLKTTGLVLEGGGMRGVFTSGVLDAFMKHDVHFPYTVAVSAGACNGMSYMSRQPRRARISNIDYLARYQYIGIRHLVTQGCIFDRKLLYDKFPNQLLPFDFDTYFKYADGFEMVTTNCLTGKAMYLSENHDRQRALDVVRASSSLPYVSKIVEVDGIPMLDGGIADSIPVQHAIDMGWQHNVVVLTRNKGWRDMGKDHKIPYLYKNYPRLRVALSHRHRAYNEQIQLVDDLEAAGKITCIRPIRPLEVGRIEKDTDKLERLYEEGFMLGEAFCEKCVEKE
- the trmD gene encoding tRNA (guanosine(37)-N1)-methyltransferase TrmD; the encoded protein is MRIDIITVLPEMLEGFFNESILARAQKKGLAEIHLHNLRDYTLDKWKRVDDYPYGGSAGMVMQCEPIDRCIAALKAEREYDDVIYVSPDGETFNQKIANEMSMQGNLIILCGHYKGIDQRVRDHLITREISVGDYVLTGGELAAAIISDAVIRLVPGVISDEQSALSDCFQDDILAAPIYTRPADYKGWKVPEILLSGNEAKIRQWEFDQAMERTKRLRPDLLK
- a CDS encoding aminopeptidase P family protein, whose translation is MFSKETYISRRQELKKLVKSGVIILFGNNNSPCNFPNNGYYPFRQDSTFLYYFGLQRDGLVGVIDIDNDIETLIGDDIDLVDIVWYGSVDSVHDLAAQVGVHNSAPMKTLKTICNDAMSKKRKIHFLPPYRYDIKLQVFDLLGIHPNQQKEEASMDLIKAVVKMRSTKTQEEIEELERAAVIGYKMHTTAMKLVRPGVTEKYVAGQVSGIAHSYGAMVSFPTIFSQHGEIQHGYPSMNVLEEGRLALCDAGAETMNNYCSDNTRTMPVSGKFSQRQLEIYSIVEECHDHALDVAKPGVKWADVHFSVCRLLFDRMKELGLAKGDTEEAVKAGAHAMFLPHGLGHMMGMDVHDMENLDQINVGFDEEVRPNLEQFGTNCLRMGRRLQEGFVVTDEPGVYFIPALIDDWKASGHCAEFLNFDKIETYKDFGGIRIEDDVLITKDSCRFLGKDRIPYHPKDVEEFMAANKE
- a CDS encoding aminopeptidase C, with translation MKKTMIVAALMALVATGANAKKAADSAEVAKNKPVFTVVKQNPITSIKDQNRSGTCWAYSTLSYFESEILKKTGKTYDLSEMFVANKTYMDRATVAVRMHGDVSFSEGGSAYDVLYALQHYGIVPESAMPAPGSLTGDSLANFGEFFNVMTPYVEAVAKSTAKKLSPAWKSGLQGIIDSYIGKAPEKFTYEGKQYTPQSFCQSLGLNLDDYVTITSYTHHPMWSKFAVEVQDNWRWPLSYNVPMEDICKIIDNAVNNGYTVAWGGDVTEDGFTRKGLGIAYDVKKVRSMAGTDADHWFKLSKDEKKEKFDSLGVNAPEIVPTQAMRQEAFDNWETTDDHGMHIYGIAKDQNGKEYYMVKNSWGEYGDYKGTWYMTKAFVAYKTMDFMVNKNALPKDIRKKLGI
- a CDS encoding aconitate hydratase, with translation MILDIEMLRSFYASYSESVAQAKATVKRPLTYAEKVLFAHLFDPTQLRPYKRGIEYVDFRPNRVAMQDATAQMALLQFMNAGKDKVAVPASVHCDHLIRADVGATQDLPEACKTNKEVYDFLKSVSQKYHIGFWGPGAGIIHQVVLENYAFPGGMMVGTDSHTPNAGGLGMVAVGVGGADAVDVLTGQPWELKMPRLIGVHLTGKLSGWATPKDVILEILGILTVKGGTNAILEYFGEGLDSISTTGKATICNMGAELGATCSIFPFDQNASEYLRKTGREEIASLAQMNAAELRADDEVLADPSAFYDQIVEIDLSKVEPHLNGPFTPDAATPISHMKAKGPANDYPMVVEVGLVGSCTNSSYQDLARAASIARQAYEKGIEVKGQLIINPGSEQIRYTAERDGILDDFKKIGALIMTNACGPCIGQWKRHTDDNLRKNAIVTSFNRNFRRRADGNPNTFAFIGSPELTVALTIAGRLDFNPATDTLLDKEGNSVMLDAPTGFTFPPKGFAVEDKGFIAPSEENANVEVVISPDSNRLQKLAPFAPWDGKDLTDMPLLIKTEGKCTTDHISMAGPWLKFRGHLQNISDNLLMGAVNAFNGESNKVKNQLDGAYVEVSTAAKAYKAKGISSIVVAEDNYGEGSSREHAAMEPRFLNVKVILAKSFARIHETNLKKQGMLALTFCNKDDYNKVQEDDRISLTGLKEFAQGSKLTVTLKHKDGSEDSFEVEHTYNDTQIAWFKAGSALNFAAKK